One window from the genome of Spirosoma rhododendri encodes:
- a CDS encoding RNA polymerase sigma factor gives MNNELQPTTVDEQSLLWSRFKNGDSLAFGQLVTQHYKLLYNYATKFSKDSAFVEDCLQEVFLDLWYNRASLSETVFVKAYLLTAVRNRLLKALRRADFFRPIDDLTFSADAVERPVEEVLIAGEHQEEQVRHLQRSILQLTPRQQEIIYLRFYQHLNNDEIAQLLTISRPAVANLLSISLKELRKKIQLPIVVFVLLLGPALR, from the coding sequence ATGAATAATGAGTTGCAGCCCACTACCGTCGATGAGCAAAGCCTGTTATGGAGTCGTTTTAAAAACGGCGACTCACTGGCTTTTGGTCAGTTGGTGACGCAACATTACAAATTGCTGTATAACTACGCGACGAAGTTCTCGAAGGACAGCGCCTTTGTCGAAGACTGTTTACAGGAAGTGTTTCTCGACCTCTGGTACAATCGGGCCAGCCTGAGCGAGACCGTGTTCGTAAAAGCATACCTGTTAACGGCTGTACGGAACCGATTGCTGAAAGCACTGCGCCGTGCCGATTTTTTCCGGCCAATCGACGATTTGACATTTTCAGCAGATGCCGTCGAGCGGCCGGTGGAAGAGGTGCTGATCGCAGGAGAGCATCAGGAGGAGCAGGTGCGTCATCTTCAGCGCAGTATACTGCAACTGACACCCCGTCAGCAGGAGATCATCTACCTGCGGTTCTACCAGCACCTAAACAATGACGAGATAGCTCAACTGTTGACAATAAGCCGCCCCGCTGTCGCTAATTTGCTCAGTATATCGCTGAAAGAGCTACGTAAAAAGATTCAACTACCCATCGTTGTGTTTGTGTTACTGCTGGGCCCGGCCTTGCGCTAA
- a CDS encoding GDCCVxC domain-containing (seleno)protein, whose product MTLESTITCPQCSHQQTETMPTDACQFFYECTHCQTLLRPLPGDCCVFCSYGSVKCPPIQQQKSCCS is encoded by the coding sequence ATGACGCTTGAATCGACCATCACTTGCCCCCAGTGCAGCCATCAGCAAACCGAAACCATGCCGACGGACGCCTGCCAGTTCTTCTACGAATGCACCCATTGCCAGACGCTGCTCCGCCCCCTGCCGGGCGACTGCTGCGTATTCTGCTCCTACGGGTCGGTCAAGTGCCCACCCATTCAGCAGCAGAAGTCGTGCTGTTCGTAA
- a CDS encoding ABC transporter permease, with protein sequence MNTIFIIIKREYLVRVRKKSFIIMTILGPLLITAFYGVIGWAAISSINQKKIAVVDDSGLFKGKFKQTKESAYAYPKESLDVAKKSFVKQGYDVLVYIPKDVIEQPKTVRIFAEKSVSLDVQNNVERAISREIETIKLNRAGITQQVIEDAKVNVDAQTISLSEEGEKNSSSVATSIIGGACAVMIYIMMLIYGTQVMRGVMEEKTNRIIEVIISSVKPFQLMLGKIIGVALVGLTQFLLWIVLTVGLLTIGSSMLGKSPKETAQSAVTSRVGNVPTMSASDREAMERKMAAADGPAANIMAAIDTLNLPLIISCFMFYFLGGYLLYSALFGAIGAAVDNETETQQFMFPIMLPIIASIAFAQFVVRDPDGPLAFWTSMIPFTSPVIMMVRIPFGVPGWQLALSMVLLVLGFLGTIWLAARIYRVGILMYGKKITYKELSKWVFYKG encoded by the coding sequence ATGAATACCATCTTTATCATTATCAAACGCGAGTACCTGGTTCGGGTGCGTAAGAAGTCGTTTATCATCATGACTATCCTGGGGCCGCTGCTTATCACGGCGTTCTACGGGGTCATTGGCTGGGCGGCTATCAGTTCGATCAACCAGAAGAAAATTGCCGTTGTCGACGACAGCGGTCTGTTCAAAGGCAAGTTCAAGCAGACAAAAGAGTCGGCGTATGCGTACCCGAAAGAATCGCTGGACGTGGCCAAGAAGTCGTTCGTCAAGCAGGGGTACGACGTGCTGGTGTACATCCCCAAAGACGTTATCGAGCAGCCGAAGACGGTGCGGATTTTTGCCGAAAAAAGCGTCAGTCTTGATGTGCAGAACAACGTTGAACGGGCCATTTCGCGCGAAATCGAAACGATTAAGCTGAACCGGGCGGGCATCACGCAGCAGGTGATCGAAGACGCCAAAGTCAACGTCGACGCGCAGACGATCAGCCTGAGCGAGGAAGGCGAGAAAAACAGCAGTTCGGTGGCCACGTCGATTATTGGTGGTGCCTGCGCCGTGATGATCTACATTATGATGCTGATTTACGGCACGCAGGTGATGCGGGGGGTAATGGAAGAAAAAACCAACCGCATTATCGAAGTGATTATCTCGTCGGTAAAGCCGTTTCAACTGATGCTGGGTAAGATCATCGGCGTCGCGTTGGTGGGCCTGACCCAGTTTCTGCTCTGGATCGTGCTGACGGTAGGTTTGCTCACGATTGGCTCGTCTATGCTGGGGAAATCGCCCAAAGAAACAGCACAGTCGGCCGTGACCAGCCGGGTTGGTAATGTACCGACAATGTCGGCCAGTGATCGGGAGGCTATGGAACGCAAGATGGCCGCTGCCGACGGCCCCGCGGCCAACATCATGGCGGCTATCGACACGCTGAACCTGCCGCTGATTATTTCGTGCTTTATGTTTTACTTCCTCGGCGGCTACCTGCTCTACAGCGCGCTGTTCGGGGCTATCGGCGCGGCCGTCGACAACGAGACGGAGACGCAGCAGTTCATGTTCCCGATCATGCTGCCCATCATCGCGTCCATCGCCTTTGCCCAGTTCGTCGTCCGCGACCCCGACGGCCCATTGGCGTTCTGGACCTCGATGATTCCGTTTACCTCGCCGGTGATTATGATGGTCCGGATTCCGTTTGGCGTACCGGGCTGGCAACTGGCCCTGTCGATGGTGCTGCTGGTGCTGGGCTTCCTCGGCACGATCTGGCTGGCCGCCCGTATCTACCGCGTCGGTATCCTGATGTACGGCAAAAAAATCACCTACAAAGAACTATCAAAGTGGGTGTTCTATAAGGGTTAA